A DNA window from Drosophila sechellia strain sech25 chromosome X, ASM438219v1, whole genome shotgun sequence contains the following coding sequences:
- the LOC6619009 gene encoding uncharacterized protein LOC6619009: MRKVLLGLPIWTPLFILFLLFLAGVWGKPSFGVNRHGLLDSYREQIHGTPLTRKEVECPEDGIKNTKQSRYDRSLNPFKAFLTWPDKHKVDKVDKYNPLDGDLYVHEDPLFDFDMSQYQAGAPLFDNKADPFLAQDYKSEFDRKLGGMDHDYPDHFKLNADHFNLDADQFNTVSPRLNQNENHFSLDADQFNRDADQLNRYANHFDVDTDNFSQHRDVDMFDNFQVNQPELVNNPMMDYKREFASDEANPYVESLQQRYEPLPHAFKD; the protein is encoded by the exons ATGAGGAAAGTGCTTCTTGGACTGCCCATTTGGACGCCATTGTTCATCCTTTTCTTGCTTTTCCTAGCCGGCGTTTGGGGTAAGCCTTCGT TTGGTGTGAATCGCCATGGTCTGCTGGACTCTTATCGTGAACAGATTCATGGAACTCCTTTAACTAGGAAGGAAGTCGAGTGTCCAGAGGATGGAATTAAGAACACCAAGCAAAGCCGTTACGATAGATCACTGAATC CTTTCAAGGCCTTTCTGACTTGGCCGGATAAACATAAAGTAGATAAGGTTGATAAATATAATCCACTTGATGGGGATTTGTATGTCCACGAAGATCCTCTATTTGATTTTGATATGTCACAGTACCAAGCCGGTGCACCGCTATTTGATAACAAAGCTGATCCCTTTCTAGCCCAAGATTATAAGTCAGAATTTGATCGCAAGCTGGGTGGGATGGATCATGATTATCCAGATCATTTTAAGCTTAATGCTGATCACTTTAATCTCGATGCAGATCAGTTTAATACGGTGTCACCCCGCTTGAATCAGAATGAAAATCATTTCAGTCTGGATGCAGATCAATTCAATCGGGATGCAGATCAATTAAATCGGTATGCCAATCACTTCGACGTGGATACAGATAACTTTAGTCAGCATCGCGACGTGGATATGTTTGACAATTTTCAAG TTAACCAGCCCGAATTGGTGAATAATCCCATGATGGACTATAAACGTGAATTCGCCAGCGATGAGGCCAATCCTTATGTTGAGAGCCTTCAGCAGCGTTATGAGCCCTTACCACATGCTTTTAAGGACTAG
- the LOC6619008 gene encoding uncharacterized protein LOC6619008: MLRHSLILILILLVAVCCFSAELPGNAYLPPLRHNQRLSEDIPLAENGFLIDIEQDSFGRYAPIFVDYPGIHHLLRQQQEYALDLPFEEKQHNRKIDLSPENDSAANRNW; the protein is encoded by the coding sequence ATGCTGAGACATTCTTTGATCCTGATTCTAATCCTTTTGGTTGCAGTCTGTTGTTTTTCGGCGGAATTGCCAGGAAATGCCTACTTGCCACCGTTGAGACACAACCAACGGCTTTCCGAAGATATCCCACTAGCTGAGAATGGATTCCTCATCGATATTGAACAGGATTCCTTCGGAAGGTACGCACCCATCTTTGTGGACTATCCGGGAATTCATCATTTGCTAAGACAGCAACAGGAATACGCATTGGATCTGCCGTTCGAGGAAAAACAACATAATCGGAAAATAGACCTGAGTCCTGAAAATGATTCTGCTGCCAACAGAAATTGGTAG